The DNA segment GCTGAAACAGCGCCCGCGCAGCCGCCCCCCGAATGGGAAGCGGCTGCGGTTGTGGATGCGCGGGACCTGCCATGCCCGCAACCTCTTTTGGCTCTGCGCCGGGCCCTGGGTGCGTATGAGGCGGGCACCCTGTTGTGTGTGTTGGCCACGGATGAGGCCTCATGGCGGGATTTTCACAGCTTTGCCGCTCTGAGTGGCAGAACCCTGCTGCGCGCCGAGCGGCGTAACGATACGTTTCTATATTGGCTATATGCTGGCAAATGAACAACCAATCCAGAGAGTCTATGTTTTCGATTGTAAAAAGCTGGGTGAACCGCTACTTCAGCCAGGAAGAGGTGGTGTTGCTCGTATTGCTGCTTGCCGTGGCCCTGGTGGTGCTGGCCACTCTCGGGGTGGTACTGGCCCCGGTGCTCACCGCCCTGGTCATCGCTTTTTTGATGCAGGGCATGGTGCAGAAACTGACATCCTGGCGGGTGCCCCACTGGCTGGCGGTGACCCTGTCCTGCGTGGTGTTGGTGGGCACCATTGTGGCACTGCTGTTTGTCGTCCTGCCGATTATCTGGCGCCAACTGGTGCGGCTGGGTGCGGAGCTGCCGAATATGGTGCAGCGCGGCCAGGAGCTGTTGCTGCTGTTGCCCGAGCGCTACCCGCGCCTGATTTCTGCGGCGCAGATAGACGAGATCTTCGATATCCTCGGCAGTGAGCTGGGGGGGATCGGGCAGACATTGCTGGCCTTCTCCCTGACCAACCTGCCAATCTTTGCCGGATTGCTGATTTACGTGGTGGTGGTGCCGATTCTGGTATTTTTCTTTTTGAAGGATTCCGACCAGCTGATCCGCTGGTGTACCTCCCTGCTACCCAAAGAGCGCCCCATGCTGCACCAGATCTGGTATGAGATGAATGACCAGGTGGCCAATTATGTGCGCGGCAAGGTGGTGGAAATCGGTATTGTGGCAGTGGTCAGCTACGTTGCTTTCCTGTTTCTGGGGGTGAATTATGCATTGTTGCTGGCGGTGGCAGTGGGCTTCAGTGTGCTGATCCCCTATATTGGTGCAGCTGTGGTGACCATCCCGGTAGCCGCAATCGGTCTGTTCCAGTGGGGCTGGAGTAACGAGTTCCTCTACCTGATCCTCACTTACGGCATCATTCAGTTGCTCGATGGCAATGTGCTGGTACCGCTGTTATTTTCCGAAGCAGTCAACCTGCACCCGGTGGCCATTATCCTCGCGGTACTCTTTTTCGGCGGCATCTGGGGTTTCTGGGGTGTTTTCTTCGCCATTCCCCTGGCAACCCTGCTCAAAGCCATCATGAGTGCCTGGCCTACCAGTGAACACCAGGCGGAATGGGAGGCCAGGAAGATACCGGAGCAGGGTTGAGCGGAAGCTTGAAACGGCGGGTGCTGGCAGAGACAGGCACCGCTGGCGAACTGGGCTGGATGGTGTGTGAATGGCCGGGCTCTAGCCGGCAAGCTCAGTGGCAGCGTGCTCGGCAGCGAGCATGGCTCTGAATTGCAGCAGCGTGTCCGCTGGCAAACCAGCGGCTTCAAATACCGCTGCGGTAAAGGAAACCGGAGCCGTTCCCGGTGCGGAGATCACCCCCTGATCAGATACGGCAGCGGCACTTTCCCGGTAGTGTTTTTCACCGCGATAGTCCTGGGCGTGTTGCTTTAAGAACGCCGCACTGTTCGATGTGTGGCCTGCGGCATTGAAAATGCCCGCCCTGGCCAGTGCCAGTGTTCCCCCACAAATTCCGGCAACGGTGCCGCCACGTTTATGGTGAGTGCACAGTAGGCTGGTAAGATCAGGTGCTCGTGTGGTTTCCCATAGGGTACCGCCAACCACAACAATGATTGCGGGCTGAAAATCCTTGATCTCGTTCAGTTGGCGGGAGATGACCACTGTCAGCCCGCCCTGGGACAGTAACTGCTCTGCTTGCGGGGCGAAGAACTCAATCTGCATACCGTAAAACGGGCCGCCGGTCCCGGCGATCAGGGCGTATTCCCAATCGGCAAAGCCCTGGGTAAGGATCACCGCAATCTTTGTCATATCCACTCTTCTTCTAAAGGCCCTGCGCACTCGCTGCATGGCATTCCATCGCGATTGAGCGTCTGCTGGATCGTAGCGCTTCCGTTACAGTGTTTCCACGCATTTTTATTACTGTTGTAGATTCGGTCCCAGGTTACCGCAGCGGCCTTATTGCGGAAACTTAGCGCTTGGTGCCGATCTTTTCTTTGTCTGCAAGTGGCGGCATTTGCTAGAATGCCGCGCTTTCCTTTCGTTGGTCCCTTCAAACAGGTGAGCGCCCATGAATCTGGCTGACAAAGTCCTGGCGGTCAATAATGACTTGCCGATCCGTACTGACAAGCCCATCCACAGCGGTAAAGTCCGTTCCGTTTATTGGCTGACCGAGGCTGACAGCCGCCGCCTGATTGAGGAGAAAGGCTACCCGGTAGCGCCGGACGCCCCTCTGGCGGTGATGGTGATTTCCGACCGTATCTCCGCTTTCGACTGTATCTGGACCGGCGAAGGTGGCATGCGCGGTGTGCCCGGCAAAGGTGCGGCACTGAATGCCATCTCCAACCACTGGTTCAAGCGGTTCAAGGAACAGGGCCTGGCTGATAGCCATATCCTGGATATTCCGCACCCGCTGGTGTGGATCGTACAGAAGGCGCGCCCGGTCATGATTGAGGCCATCGCCCGCCAGTACATTACCGGTTCCATGTGGCGCTCCTACCAGAAAGGGGAGCGCATGTTCTGCGGCATCGAGATTGCCGACGGCCTGCAAAAAGACCAGAAGTTGCCCGAGCTGCTGATTACCCCCTCCACCAAGGGAATCCTCAAAGACATTCCCGGCGTACCGGAAGCGGATGATGTGAATATCACCCGCAGGAATATCGAAGACAATGTTGCGGCGTTTAATTTTCACAGCGCCGACGATATCAACCTCTACGAAAAACTGCTGAAAGAGGGTTTCGATGTGATTTCTGCCGAGTTGGCAAAGCTCGATCAGATTTTTGTCGACACCAAGTTTGAGTTCGGTTATGTCACCGATGCCAGCGGAGCGGAAAAACTCATTTATATGGATGAAGTGGGCACCCCGGACTCCTCCCGTATCTGGGACGGGGAGCAGTACCGCGCAGGCAAGGTGGTGGAAAACTCCAAGGAGGGTTTCCGCCAGGCCCTGCTGAATCACTTTGCGGATGCCGATATCCTGCTGAACAAGGACCGTATGCAGGAGCGTCTGGCCCTGGCCCGTGACAACCTGTTGCCAGAGTCCATGCTGATGGATCTCTCCGCCACCTATGTGGGCATTGCGGAAAAGATTACCGGCAGGACGCTCGAACTGTCCGGCAACCCCAAAGCAGAGCTGATCGAGGTTCTGCGCAGGGAGTACGCCCTGGTCGACTGATTTTGTCCCAATCGATAACAACCGGCCTTCGCGCCGGTTTTTTATATCCCAGCATCACCCGCCTGTGTAATCTGCCCCCGCCACAATTCGCCATAATTGTCCCCTGCTTTTGCCCCAATTACTGCCCGGTTTTGCCCGCTTCCCCGGTTTAAATACCTTCTGCAATCAACTAAAAGGATGGAGGGGAATGTGTGAACAGGGTGATATTGTTCGGGCAGCGCTTTCGCAAAGATGACCTGATGTTGCCAGCGGAGGAATACGACCGCCGCCGCCAGCGCAGCGGCGGTCCCGGCCGCTGGCTGTTGTTCATTGTGGTGGTGCTGGCCGTAGTGATCGCGGCCGTTGGTGCAGGGGTGCACGCGCAGGCGCTTACCGGTGAGGTGGGCAATGCTATCGAACCCCCCCTGGAAAGGGTGACCCTGGACGAGGTAAAAGCCGGTGATCTGCTCTTTACCGGTGCAGAATCGGGGCGCTATATCCCCGCGGTACACCTGTCCAGCCGGGTCAAACTGGTCGTTCGTGGTCTGGTTGCAGAAGTGCAGCTGCAGCAGGACTTTCAGAATACCAGCGACAGCTGGCGGGAAGCTATTTACGCACTGCCGCTGCCGGAGCAGGCAGCGGTGACCGGTTTGGAAATCCAGTTGGGTGAGCGCCGTATTGTCGGCAGGGTGCGCGAGCGCACGCAGGCCTCGAGGATATACAGGGCCGCCCGTGCCGCGGGCAGGCGCGCGGCCCTGCTGGAGCAGCAGCGCCCCAACCTGTTTACCAATCAAGTGGCCAATATCGCGCCGGGAGAAACGGTGCAGGTCAATATCCGCTACCTGCAACCGGTCACCTACGATGGGGGGACTTTCTCCCTGCGTATGCCCACCACCCTCACGCCCCGCTATATTCCCGGCAAGCCCCTGCCGCTGCAGGCTCCCGGCGGTGAAGCCTCGGCACTGGTTACGGAACAAAGTGGCTGGGCCCTGCCCACAAGCCAGGTGCCGGATGCAGTGGCGATTAGCCCCTTTATGCAGCCAGCCGGGGAACTGGAGGCTATTGGCAGCCATAAAATTGCCATTGCGGTGGAACTGTACAGTGGCCTGCCACTGGCGCAGATTAACAGTCCGTATCACACCATTGATGTCGACAACAGAGACAGCGGGCACTACTCCATCCAGTTGCGTGAGGGCACTGCGCAGATGGATCGGGATTTTTTCCTGAGTTGGCAGCCGCGTGCTTCCGCATTGCCCCGTGCGGCCCTGTTCAGTGAACGGGTGGAAACGCAAAACAGTGGCGGGGAGAATGCCGGTACCTACCTGCAGGTGATGCTATTGCCACCGGATAGCGGCACCCGCGCTCAACGCCTGCCCCGAGAAGTGGTTTTTGTCATTGATACCTCAGGTTCCATGGCTGGAAATTCCATGCGCCAGGCCAAGGAAGGCCTGGTCCTGGCGCTTGCCCGCCTGCACGCCAATGACCGCTTCAATGTTATCGAGTTTAACAGTACCACCCGGGCTTTCTTTCCGCGCCCGGTAGCGGCGAGCGCGGAGAATATCCACCGTGCGCGCCAGGCAACAGAGCACCTGGATGCAGGAGGTGGTACAGAGATGGTGCCGGCACTGCGCCTGGCTTTGGGGCAACAGTTGCCGGATGACACCAGCCGGGTGCACCAGGTGGTTTTTATCACCGATGGTGCCGTGGGCAATGAGCAGGCCCTGCTTGAGCTGATTCACCAGCACCTGAACAACGCGCGCCTGTTTACCGTGGGCATCGGCTCGGCGCCCAACAGCCACTTTATGCGCAAGGCCGCACAGTTTGGGCGCGGCGCCTTTGTCACCATCGGTGATATCTCCGAAGTGCGCGAGCGCATGCAGGCCCTGTTCACCAGGTTGGAACATCCCATGGCCACCGACCTGCAGCTCAACTGGCCCCAGGGTGTGACAGCCGATGCTTACCCCAAACGCATTCCCGATCTCTACCGCGGCGAGGCGGTGCAGCTGGTAGCGAGGATCGACGGGGATCAGCTGCAGGGGGACATCCAGCTGCGCGGGCGTATAGCGGGTAAGCAGTTTGTGCGCAATCTGGCACTCAAAGCCAATGGCACTGCCGGCTCCGGCGGTCTCGGCAGCCTGTGGGCGCGCAGTAAGATTGAAGCCCTGCGCGACCAGCAACTGCAGGTGGGGGAGGGCAGTGATGCGGGCCGGGTCCTGCGTGCGCAAATCCTGCAGCTCGCCCTGGGCCACCAGCTCGCAAGCCCCTATACCAGCTTTGTCGCGGTCGAGGAAGCCGTGGTGCGCCCCGGCAAAGCGGTGCTCTCGCGCAGTGCGGTGACCAATATGACTGCGAGAGGCCAGCTATTGCAGCGCCAGGCCTACCCCAGTACCGCCACCGGGATCTACGCCCAGCTGCTGGTAGCCGCGGGCCTGCTGGGTTTTGCCGCCCTGCTGGGCGGGGTGGTGCCGGGCCTGCACCGGCGGTGGCATCCGGGCCCGGCCCGGGCCTGAGCAGCCGTGATGCGCACTCTGTGTTGCCTGCTGTGCCTGACGGCGGGCCTGTGGCAGCTGGGATCTGCGGGGTGGCAGCTGGCCAAGGCGCAGCTGGCGCAAATCCTGATCGCCAATGCCTGGGAGGCCCGGCTGCAGGGTGGAGCCGCGCAAAAACCCTGGCCCTGGGCGGATACCTGGCCTGTGGCCAGGCTCCAGCTGGCGGGACAGGCGCCGCTGATGGTCCTCGCCGGTGGCAGCGGCCAGTCCCTCGCCTTCGGTCCGGGCATGCTGGCCGGTTCGGGGCATCCGGGCGAGCTTCGTACCACTGTTATTGCCGCACATCGGGACACCCATTTTGCGGGGCTGGAAAAAGTGCAGCGGGGGAGCGCGGTGTACCTGCAGGATCCCCATGGTCGCTGGCATACTTATCGGGTTGCGGAGATGCGTATCGTGAACAGTGCGCGCGAGCGCCTGCCGATTTTTGCCGAACGCGGCCTGCTGCTGGTGACCTGTTACCCCTTTAATGCCCTCACGGCCGGAGGGCCGCTGCGGTATCTGGTCTACGCTGAATATCAGTCCGCGGGGAAGCCGGTGCAACTGTGACTGATGCCGTTGTTTGGGACTTGATTTTGTAGCTTATTTCCTGCAATTTTCCATAAAATATTCCGGTATTTTTGCAAAATGGCAAATAATTGTTTTGCTTTTTGGTTTTATTTGTTACTAACTGTCCTGTCTGGAAAATTATTTGTAGTAATACTACAATCGCCTCCGCCAACGACCGGGAATGGGGTTTTGTCCGCCATATGGCGTGACGCCCGGCATCGATAATTACAGTCAATGCGAACAATCGCAGCAGCGAAACGGCGCAGCTCCCTCCAGGCTGTGATCAAGTGACGATGCGTACACGGCACTTGCGCCAACGGGACTGACGCATGGG comes from the Microbulbifer sp. MI-G genome and includes:
- a CDS encoding marine proteobacterial sortase target protein gives rise to the protein MNRVILFGQRFRKDDLMLPAEEYDRRRQRSGGPGRWLLFIVVVLAVVIAAVGAGVHAQALTGEVGNAIEPPLERVTLDEVKAGDLLFTGAESGRYIPAVHLSSRVKLVVRGLVAEVQLQQDFQNTSDSWREAIYALPLPEQAAVTGLEIQLGERRIVGRVRERTQASRIYRAARAAGRRAALLEQQRPNLFTNQVANIAPGETVQVNIRYLQPVTYDGGTFSLRMPTTLTPRYIPGKPLPLQAPGGEASALVTEQSGWALPTSQVPDAVAISPFMQPAGELEAIGSHKIAIAVELYSGLPLAQINSPYHTIDVDNRDSGHYSIQLREGTAQMDRDFFLSWQPRASALPRAALFSERVETQNSGGENAGTYLQVMLLPPDSGTRAQRLPREVVFVIDTSGSMAGNSMRQAKEGLVLALARLHANDRFNVIEFNSTTRAFFPRPVAASAENIHRARQATEHLDAGGGTEMVPALRLALGQQLPDDTSRVHQVVFITDGAVGNEQALLELIHQHLNNARLFTVGIGSAPNSHFMRKAAQFGRGAFVTIGDISEVRERMQALFTRLEHPMATDLQLNWPQGVTADAYPKRIPDLYRGEAVQLVARIDGDQLQGDIQLRGRIAGKQFVRNLALKANGTAGSGGLGSLWARSKIEALRDQQLQVGEGSDAGRVLRAQILQLALGHQLASPYTSFVAVEEAVVRPGKAVLSRSAVTNMTARGQLLQRQAYPSTATGIYAQLLVAAGLLGFAALLGGVVPGLHRRWHPGPARA
- a CDS encoding AI-2E family transporter translates to MFSIVKSWVNRYFSQEEVVLLVLLLAVALVVLATLGVVLAPVLTALVIAFLMQGMVQKLTSWRVPHWLAVTLSCVVLVGTIVALLFVVLPIIWRQLVRLGAELPNMVQRGQELLLLLPERYPRLISAAQIDEIFDILGSELGGIGQTLLAFSLTNLPIFAGLLIYVVVVPILVFFFLKDSDQLIRWCTSLLPKERPMLHQIWYEMNDQVANYVRGKVVEIGIVAVVSYVAFLFLGVNYALLLAVAVGFSVLIPYIGAAVVTIPVAAIGLFQWGWSNEFLYLILTYGIIQLLDGNVLVPLLFSEAVNLHPVAIILAVLFFGGIWGFWGVFFAIPLATLLKAIMSAWPTSEHQAEWEARKIPEQG
- a CDS encoding class GN sortase, giving the protein MRTLCCLLCLTAGLWQLGSAGWQLAKAQLAQILIANAWEARLQGGAAQKPWPWADTWPVARLQLAGQAPLMVLAGGSGQSLAFGPGMLAGSGHPGELRTTVIAAHRDTHFAGLEKVQRGSAVYLQDPHGRWHTYRVAEMRIVNSARERLPIFAERGLLLVTCYPFNALTAGGPLRYLVYAEYQSAGKPVQL
- a CDS encoding DJ-1/PfpI family protein is translated as MTKIAVILTQGFADWEYALIAGTGGPFYGMQIEFFAPQAEQLLSQGGLTVVISRQLNEIKDFQPAIIVVVGGTLWETTRAPDLTSLLCTHHKRGGTVAGICGGTLALARAGIFNAAGHTSNSAAFLKQHAQDYRGEKHYRESAAAVSDQGVISAPGTAPVSFTAAVFEAAGLPADTLLQFRAMLAAEHAATELAG
- a CDS encoding sulfurtransferase TusA family protein, yielding MALTPAETAPAQPPPEWEAAAVVDARDLPCPQPLLALRRALGAYEAGTLLCVLATDEASWRDFHSFAALSGRTLLRAERRNDTFLYWLYAGK
- a CDS encoding phosphoribosylaminoimidazolesuccinocarboxamide synthase, translated to MNLADKVLAVNNDLPIRTDKPIHSGKVRSVYWLTEADSRRLIEEKGYPVAPDAPLAVMVISDRISAFDCIWTGEGGMRGVPGKGAALNAISNHWFKRFKEQGLADSHILDIPHPLVWIVQKARPVMIEAIARQYITGSMWRSYQKGERMFCGIEIADGLQKDQKLPELLITPSTKGILKDIPGVPEADDVNITRRNIEDNVAAFNFHSADDINLYEKLLKEGFDVISAELAKLDQIFVDTKFEFGYVTDASGAEKLIYMDEVGTPDSSRIWDGEQYRAGKVVENSKEGFRQALLNHFADADILLNKDRMQERLALARDNLLPESMLMDLSATYVGIAEKITGRTLELSGNPKAELIEVLRREYALVD